ACCTCGGCAGCATGGACCAGCTGACGGCCGGAGTGGATGGTGCGGGCGCTGTGATCGTAATGGTGGTGATGGTGGTGCACGACCACCTGCCGACGCGGCCAGTGAAAGGCGCGATGGAAGAAGCTGGTGGCCACCAGGTGACCGCTCCCCCAATAGAAGCCAAACCTTACCACGTAGTCAGAGGGGCGGTGCCACCAAACCGGCGGATAGGCGGCCCAGCGCCAGTGTGTGTAGACCACGCGCGGGTCATAGTACGGCACGTAGACCACACGGGTCTGCGCCGGCTCGATATAGATGTAGCGCGTCTCGCGCACCACCCGCACGTAGTCATTAGAGCGCAGATGCCCCTGGGCATAGGCCTGGGAACGCAGGTACTGCACGCTGTCTGCCACCTGTTGTTCCTGGTAGAGAAACGCATCGCCCAGACGCTGAGTCCAGTCCAGGTCGGCATCCATCCGCGCCAGCAATTCGGGAAACGCAGTCAGCGCCTGAACGCTGGCGTCCCAGCCCATGTGCGCGGCCGCACGGACGGCTTCTTCACCTCGCAGCCCGGGGCGTTCCCGAAGCCAGCGCGCTGCCTGCACCACTTCCAGGGGGTAAGTGGCGGCAATCAGCACGTGCGACAGCACCGAGTCGGGATAGAGCGCAACCGGTGCCAGCATCTGGTCGAGCTCGGCCTGGGTGAACAGCGGCTCTTCGGCTGTTGCCCGGTTGGAAACGGCCAGGCCTGCAACCAGCAAAACGGCGATTATTACGGCGCGGTACATGTTCATGATGTGGTCTCCTTGCGGCCCCAACGGGGCCTGGCGCGACCTTTGTACCGCAATCTGCCTGAAGTCAGGCTGAATGACCGGGCGCCGACAGCGTCAGATGATCAACCCGAATACTGCCGCCGGCGCGAATCGCGGACACCTGTTTCGGGCGGCGGGCAGAGACCCGCGGCCATGCTTTCGGTCGCCTGATCGCCGTCGATCTGACTGCGGCCGGCGAGCAACCAGGCGCGAATATCAGCATGCCTGACAGGAATCGGGTCACCGGGCAGGTTTGTCGGGGCCGGACATGGCCGCAGCCCAGGGTCCAGCGTCCGGAGCCAGTCCAGTCGTCGGCTCGCCACCCATAACCGCTGCGCGTTGAGGCGGCTGGTCACCGTTACCGCACGTCCTTCACGCAGCAGGCGCGAAAACCAGTGTGTCCAGCCACCACCGGGCACCGGGCTGCGCAGCCCGACACCCGATTCACCCTCGCGACAAGTCAGATAGCCAGCTTCAACCAGCAAGGCCTCCAGCGCTGTGCACGAGGGCTGCCGAACGGCCAGCCTGCAGGCATCGGGCGGTGGCAATACGGATTGATCGCGGGCCGTCGGCGAACCGCCCGCGACGGACCAACCGATGGTGGCGCTAGAGGCCGGACGCTCGAAGCTGCGCGTCCGGCGCAGTTCGGCGTCGGCCTCATCGAGGTAGCTGCCGCCGGGGGCATGAATCAGCGCTTCGGCCAGGGGCGAAGGCCGCGGCGTATCAACGGCGTGGATACGCAGATCGCCGGTCTCGATGCGTCTCAGCAGATGCTGCAGGCCCGTCACATCCATGTAGTCGTTGAGACAGTCGGCCAGTGCCTGCTGCACCAGCGGATGATCAGGCACCTGTCGGGGCCCCGAGAGATTCTCCAGGCAGGCCAGCTGATCGGGAAACACGCAGGCGATCAGGTTCTCGGCCTGATTGCGCTGGCGCTGCGCCGGTAGCGGACCATCCAGATCGTGCCGGAGCAGCACCAGTGCATTGTTGGCGCACCAGCGAAAGCGCGTGACGAACAGCGGCGTATCCAGCAGCGCCTGGGTCAGCACATCGACAACGTGATGCGAACGCACGAAGCCGGCCACTTCGGCCAGCTCGAAACGGCTGGTCACACCCAGCGAGATCAGGACGCCGTCGTCGGTGGCTGCGGCCTGCAGCTCGAAGTTGAACTGCCGGCAGAAGCGCTTTCTAAGCGCCAGCCCCCAGGCGCGATTGATGCGCGCACCGGCAAATGTATGCAGCATGACGTGCCCGTCGCCGCCCGGGTCGATGACCCGCTCGATGATCAGCCGGTCAGGCGACGGCAGCGCCCCGAGCAGCGCATGCGACTCGGCCAGCATCTGGCGCGCCTGCGGGTGCAGCTTTCGTGGACACCCGGGCAAGGTCTGCATGGCCAATGCCACCTCGGGCGTGCGCCCCTGCCCTTCCCCCAGCCAGAACGGCAGCCCGGCCGGTTCCTGATCGGCCGGCTCGACAACGACGCGGCCGGTCTCGATGCGCAGGATCCGCCACGGCCGGTACCCGAGCTGAATGACCTGGCCCGGGACCGACTCGAAGCACAGCTCTTCGTCGAGACGACCGACGCGATCGCCGCTGTCGGCGCGAACGACCGCGTACTCGAAGTACTCGGGAATGGTGCCGGCGTTGACCAGGGCCAGCCGCGCGGCGCCCGATTCCGCCGCCCAGCCGCCATCGGACCGGCGCCGGATCAGTGGTTTGTGCTGGGGTTCCGGCATCCAGTCCAGTCGCGCAGCCAGGATGCCCAGCAACTGGTCCAGCATCCGCCCGGGC
This DNA window, taken from Pseudomonadota bacterium, encodes the following:
- a CDS encoding DEAD/DEAH box helicase — its product is MSASPIRMTLDRWFAETIGTPTSIQVAAWPVLRTGRDAMLVAATGQGKSLAAWRPLVERLVHYQPRCRGVRGLHIAPLKALARDMTRNLAPLLEAAVPSAGRLLNIALRCGDTTRGERERQRRDPPDILSTTPESLYVLLGSRAGREMLAPVEGVVVDELHALVGSKRGAHLTLSLSRLDALTGRPAQRIGLSATACPDDELAAYLTGGRPAAVIAPDKPGSVCLELELGGPALGPYPTACLWEWIHERIAELAQARGSLLVFCQTRARVERTAAALDERLAAAGLVGQVGVHHGSLDAGHRETVEGRFKAGQLRVLVSSASLELGLDLGRVDRVCQIGVPGSVNLVRQRAGRSGHRPGRRPCMHLFPLTLNQLVETRALADLLEDRQVETVPMPNAPLDVLAQHLVAMIASGTDRVSSLHPVVRAAWPYRGLPGRMLDQLLGILAARLDWMPEPQHKPLIRRRSDGGWAAESGAARLALVNAGTIPEYFEYAVVRADSGDRVGRLDEELCFESVPGQVIQLGYRPWRILRIETGRVVVEPADQEPAGLPFWLGEGQGRTPEVALAMQTLPGCPRKLHPQARQMLAESHALLGALPSPDRLIIERVIDPGGDGHVMLHTFAGARINRAWGLALRKRFCRQFNFELQAAATDDGVLISLGVTSRFELAEVAGFVRSHHVVDVLTQALLDTPLFVTRFRWCANNALVLLRHDLDGPLPAQRQRNQAENLIACVFPDQLACLENLSGPRQVPDHPLVQQALADCLNDYMDVTGLQHLLRRIETGDLRIHAVDTPRPSPLAEALIHAPGGSYLDEADAELRRTRSFERPASSATIGWSVAGGSPTARDQSVLPPPDACRLAVRQPSCTALEALLVEAGYLTCREGESGVGLRSPVPGGGWTHWFSRLLREGRAVTVTSRLNAQRLWVASRRLDWLRTLDPGLRPCPAPTNLPGDPIPVRHADIRAWLLAGRSQIDGDQATESMAAGLCPPPETGVRDSRRRQYSG